The Prinia subflava isolate CZ2003 ecotype Zambia chromosome 13, Cam_Psub_1.2, whole genome shotgun sequence genome contains a region encoding:
- the LOC134557501 gene encoding leukotriene B4 receptor 1-like yields MSLAEESSDNSTWNIVRSVVCIILGLSFIIGAPGNCIVIWTVCRKMKQVSLSVLLILNLAIADILVLITLPIWIYSFADSWVFGVIFCKMLVFIIYCSMYASIFLITALSLERLLAVFYPFTIQAYRRKERISLILFLIWFLSIAFGISVIPFQETEETNGRLLCTCRNYSSNRQKVSYLLLETLAGFVIPFIIICTCYVCVARRISRMTYQSRRRSERLIASVVVAFILCWFPHHVFNILDIISIETELSNEEMSLALEEIVDKGVYISGALVFISSCINPLLYAFAARRFQNHLRFAKMSKLFEQISQSVTVEDKKRSLVVAKSEDPVVGTENL; encoded by the coding sequence ATGAGTCTAGCTGAGGAAAGCAGTGACAACTCAACATGGAATATTGTGAGGTCAGTAGTCTGCATAATACTGGGATTGTCATTTATAATTGGTGCCCCTGGAAACTGCATCGTTATCTGGACTGTTTGTAGGAAAATGAAGCAAGTATCTCTTTCAGTCCTGCTGATCTTGAACCTGGCCATTGCTGATATCCTTGTACTGATCACTTTACCAATTTGGATTTACTCTTTTGCTGACTCATGGGTTTTTGGAGTCATCTTCTGCAAAATGCTGGTTTTCATTATTTACTGCAGCATGTATGCCAGTATATTTCTGATCACAGCACTCAGCTTGGAGCGGCTACTGGCTGTGTTTTACCCTTTCACAATTCAAGcatacagaagaaaagaaagaatttctttgaTCTTGTTCCTCATTTGGTTCCTGTCTATTGCCTTTGGCATTTCTGTCATTCCGTTTCAAGAGACAGAAGAAACGAACGGTCGACTTCTCTGCACGTGTCGCAACTACTCTTCGAACAGACAGAAAGTGTCATATCTCCTGCTGGAGACCCTTGCAGGCTTTGTCATCCCTTTCATTATTATTTGCACCTGCTATGTGTGTGTTGCAAGGAGAATAAGCAGAATGACTTACCAATCCAGGCGGCGATCGGAACGTCTCATTGCCAGCGTGGTGGTGGCGTTCATTCTGTGCTGGTTCCCTCACCATGTCTTTAACATCCTGGATATTATTTCAATTGAAACAGAGCTCTCTAATGAGGAGATGTCTTTGGCACTGGAAGAAATCGTAGACAAAGGAGTGTACATCTCTGGAGCACTTGTATTTATCAGTAGCTGTATTAACCCGCTGCTTTATGCTTTTGCTGCACGAAGGTTTCAGAACCACCTGAGGTTTGCCAAGATGTCAAAGCTGTTTGAACAGATCAGTCAGAGTGTAACAGtggaagacaagaaaagaaGTCTGGTTGTAGCCAAAAGTGAAGATCCTGTGGTAGGCACAGAAAATCTCTAA
- the PLA2G15 gene encoding phospholipase A2 group XV, with protein MFLPAGARLLPRSARSSFLSLLLLLLLLCPGGGSVPRRRPAGPPVVLVPGDLGNQLEAKLDKPSVVHYLCSKKTDSYFTLWLNLELLLPVIIDCWIDNIRLVYNRTSKITEPPDGVDIRVPGFGQTFSLEFLDPSKRSVGSYFYMLVQSLVDWGYKRDEDVRGAPYDWRKAPNENEDYFVALRKMIESLYEQYGSPVVLIAHSMGNMYTLYFLNHQPQDWKDKYIKDYVSLGAPWGGVAKTLRVLASGDNNRIPVISSLKIRDQQRSAVSTNWMLPYNYTWPPDKVFVSTPTANYTLRDYWRFYRDIAFEDGWLMRQNTEHLVFRMAPPGVRIHCLYGTGVDTPDSFHYENFPDKEPKIFYSDGDGTVNLQSALQCRKWVDKQKQEVVMVELSGNEHIEMLSNNTTISYVKKLLFDL; from the exons ATGTTCCTGCCGGCCGGCGCCAGGCTCCTCCCGCGCTCCGCACGGAGCTccttcctcagcctcctcctgctgctgctgctgctgtgccccgGCGGCGGGAGCGTACCGCGCCGCCGGCCCGCGGGGCCGCCCGTGGTGCTGG TTCCCGGGGACTTAGGTAATCAGCTGGAAGCAAAGTTAGATAAGCCATCAGTGGTGCACTATCTCTGCTCTAAGAAGACAGACAGTTATTTTACACTCTGGCTGAATCTAGAATTGCTTCTGCCTGTCATCATTGACTGCTGGATTGATAATATCAG gctggtATATAATCGAACAAGTAAGATTACAGAACCACCAGATGGAGTGGATATCAGAGTCCCAGGATTTGGACAAACGTTTTCCTTGGAATTTCTTGACCCAAGTAAAAGGAGTGTCG GAAGTTACTTTTATATGTTGGTGCAGAGTTTAGTAGATTGGGGCTACAAGCGTGATGAAGATGTAAGAGGAGCACCTTATGACTGGAGAAAGGCACCAA ATGAGAATGAAGACTACTTTGTGGCACTTCGCAAGATGATCGAGTCGCTGTATGAGCAGTATGGGAGCCCTGTGGTCCTGATTGCCCACAGCATGGGGAACATGTACACCCTGTACTTCCTCAACCACCAGCCCCAGGATTGGAAAGACAAGTACATCAAGGATTATGTGTCATTAGGTGCTCCGTGGGGAGGAGTGGCTAAAACTCTCCGTGTGCTGGCTTCAG GTGACAACAACAGAATCCCTGTTATCAGTTCCCTCAAGATCAGAGACCAGCAGAGATCAGCAGTTTCCACAAATTGGATGCTGCCCTACAACTACACGTGGCCTCCAGACAAGGTGTTTGTGAGCACACCCACAGCCAACTACACGCTGCGGGACTACTGGAGGTTCTACAGGGACATTGCCTTCGAGGACGGCTGGCTGATGCGGCAGAACACGGAGCACCTGGTGTTCCGCATGGCGCCGCCCGGCGTGCGCATCCACTGCCTCTACGGCACCGGCGTGGACACCCCCGACTCCTTCCACTACGAAAACTTCCCTGACAAAGAACCCAAGATCTTCTACAGCGATGGGGATGGAACGGTGAACTTACAGAGTGCCTTGCAATGTAGAAAGTGGGTGGACAAGCAAAAACAGGAAGTGGTGATGGTTGAGCTTTCAGGAAACGAGCACATTGAAATGCTGTCCAACAATACTACTATCTCCTATGTGAAAAAGCTGCTCTTTGATTTGTGA